From one Solanum stenotomum isolate F172 chromosome 12, ASM1918654v1, whole genome shotgun sequence genomic stretch:
- the LOC125847403 gene encoding anther-specific protein TA-29-like, translating into MPLSPVLLLAAAGVVSLPKKEEKERLAICSAQPIDVHTIESKEVDHHHNHKAHTLSNIDVQGFGGGGSDGGSGIVRGGFGIGGGFGVGVGVGGGGGGFGIGIGGGVPGYNDPGYGSPIYIPGFDFPVYSPDCGFVCLANNPSGEITEFKISGLSHFTKPYRCRPGPNMRGDKDFNHELLLNFVSTMQDKHENKHERLRYGGHGGDVGLRVGGARRLGFGHGTDTSDQYVNEDPGWSIEGCGYVCPGNSPSGGITEFHISGLSHFSEPYRCSPDMCDTEECGEFLLRFVSPMHNKHENKHGHQSEKQDKHENQHGHQSDQQDKHENQHSHQSEQQEEAITNDIPDPPTPQS; encoded by the coding sequence GCTTAGCAATATGCTCTGCCCAGCCTATTGATGTTCACACAATTGAGTCTAAGGAAGTTGATCATCATCACAACCACAAAGCTCACACTTTGAGTAATATCGATGTCCAAGGCTTTGGAGGAGGAGGCAGTGATGGCGGATCAGGCATTGTTCGTGGTGGATTTGGCATTGGTGGTGGATTTGGTGTTGGTGTTGGCGTTGGTGGTGGTGGGGGTGGATTTGGCATTGGCATTGGTGGAGGTGTCCCTGGCTACAATGACCCTGGTTATGGTTCACCTATCTATATACCTGGCTTTGATTTCCCAGTCTATTCCCCTGATTGTGGTTTTGTGTGTCTTGCTAATAATCCTAGTGGAGAAATCACTGAATTCAAAATCTCAGGATTATCACACTTCACCAAACCATACAGATGCAGGCCAGGGCCAAACATGCGCGGAGACAAAGATTTTAACCATGAACTTCTTCTAAACTTTGTTTCTACAATGCAGGACAAACACGAGAACAAACATGAACGTCTACGCTATGGAGGACACGGTGGAGATGTAGGCCTCCGAGTAGGAGGAGCTAGACGTTTAGGATTTGGTCATGGTACTGATACCTCTGATCAGTATGTTAATGAGGACCCTGGTTGGAGTATTGAGGGCTGTGGTTATGTATGTCCAGGCAACAGTCCTAGTGGAGGAATCACTGAATTCCATATCTCAGGATTATCACATTTCAGTGAACCTTACAGATGTAGCCCAGATATGTGTGACACAGAAGAATGTGGTGAATTTCTTCTACGCTTTGTTTCTCCAATGCATAACAAACACGAGAACAAACATGGTCATCAGTCAGAGAAGCAAGACAAACATGAGAACCAACATGGTCATCAGTCAGACCAGCAAGACAAACATGAGAACCAACATAGTCATCAGTCAGAGCAGCAAGAGGAAGCAATCACAAACGATATCCCCGACCCACCCACACCCCAATCCtga
- the LOC125846268 gene encoding stem-specific protein TSJT1, which translates to MLAVFEQSIGKPPSELSLAQTGTQKKEAKTKEEIAESFKSWKPDSTFYHLSNGNFMAFSHENENPSHPRSIVVMDDVFCIFSGGLDNTFDLRKHYGLSRQATEAMIMVEAYKVLRDRAPYPPDQVIKELEGKFAFILFDSKASTLFLARDRDGSVSLHWGTATDGSLVCSDDSEFIQASCGKLYTPFPPGCIFISDTGLISFDHPMHKVKGIAREDDEGNVNAVIFQVDLYTKLHSIPRRGSAANWAGATTVE; encoded by the exons ATGTTGGCTGTGTTTGAGCAATCCATTGGGAAGCCACCTTCAGAGCTGAGCCTTGCTCAGACAGGTACACAGAAAAAGGAGGCTAAAACAAAGGAAGAGATTGCAGAAAGTTTCAAATCATGGAAGCCAGACTCAACATTTTACCACCTTTCCAATGGGAATTTCATGGCTTTTTCCCATGAAAATGAAAACCCTTCACATCCAAG GTCTATTGTGGTGATGGATGATGTTTTCTGCATCTTTTCTGGTGGTTTAGACAACACTTTTGATTTGAGGAAACATTATGGTCTTTCAAGACAAGCTACAGAAGCTATGATAATGGTTGAGGCTTACAAAGTTTTAAGGGATCGGGCACCATACCCTCCTGATCAAGTCATCAAAGAACTTGAAGGCAAATTTGCTTTCATTCTCTTTGACTCTAAAGCTTCCACTCTTTTTCTTGCTAGG GATCGCGATGGAAGTGTGTCATTACACTGGGGAACTGCTACAGATGGATCATTAGTATGTTCTGATGATTCAGAGTTCATTCAAGCTTCTTGTGGGAAATTGTATACCCCATTTCCTCCAG GGTGTATCTTCATAAGTGACACAGGGCTAATAAGCTTTGATCATCCAATGCACAAAGTAAAAGGAATTGCACGCGAAGATGATGAAGGAAATGTCAATGCTGTGATTTTCCAGGTGGACTTGTATACCAAACTCCACAGCATTCCGCGCAGGGGAAGTGCTGCGAATTGGGCTGGTGCTACTACGGTTGAATGA
- the LOC125846255 gene encoding uncharacterized protein LOC125846255 has translation MNLFNCKCKFNNFLTIHLPPPHSSLCNRRTTRFSVRFSSESTHRVKLAESLQSETLKLLEWPAVCQQLSSFTSTSMGYAAAQSARIPVGRTPDESSRLLSQTSAAVAIPRPLDFTGIEDISPIVDASVASGILSIRELCSVKRTLAAARFLLQQLEEIDFSERYSPLKEILHSCDFLVELEQKIEFCIDCSFSVILDRASEDLEIIRSERKRNMDNLESLLKQLSTQVFQGGGFDRPLVTKRRSRLCVAVRSSHRSLLPNSVILDTSSSGSTYFMEPKEAVELNNMEVKLSSSERVEEQTILSLLTSEIAESNMKIKHLLDKILEIDLAFARAAHAQWMGAACPALSPRNCNISQSEHLSINVEGIQHPLLLESSLRNLSTDVSPRSSDLDQGNGVMNFETKSHAHFPVPIDIKIGHGTKVVVISGPNTGGKTASMKTLGLASMMLKAGMYLPAQNKPRLPWFDLILADIGDQQSLEQSLSTFSGHISRLREILEVASRESLVLIDEIGSGTDPSEGVALSESVLQYLKDRVNLAVVTTHYADLTRLKEKDNRFETAATEFSLETLQPTYRILWGSMGESNALNIAKSMGFDERIIERAVLWVNKLRPDKQQEQKGLLYRSLIEERDRLESQAIEAASLHSDIMNIYNEINNETQDLDGREAALIAKETHEIQQEVRTVKNEIQTIVQRFESQLGNVSADEINTLVKKAEAAIASIVEAHQSSKDSLVREIGQSLYTPQVGEQVYVKAFGNKLATVVEEPGNDDTILVQYGKIRVRVGRSSIRPIPPDASSSAANLKTQVQRIRSLRDLGSLSEATKNQQDSYGPVLQTSKNTVDLRGLRVEDASHQLNIAIDSRAPNSVIFVIHGMGSGVVKESALKLLRDHPRVVKFEQESPMNYGCTVAYIK, from the exons ATGAATCTCTTCAACTGCAAAtgcaaattcaataattttttaaccaTTCATCTTCCTCCGCCTCACAGCTCGCTCTGTAACCGTCGTACAACTAGGTTTTCCGTCCGCTTCTCATCCGAGTCAACTCACAGAGTCAAACTTGCCGAGTCACTGCAATCCGAAACCCTGAAGCTTCTAGAATGGCCCGCAGTGTGTCAACAGCTCTCCTCCTTCACTTCCACATCCATGGGATACGCCGCAGCACAATCTGCTCGGATTCCGGTGGGTAGAACTCCTGATGAGAGCAGTAGACTCCTCTCTCAGACCTCGGCCGCCGTGGCTATTCCTCGGCCGTTGGATTTTACTGGAATTGAAGATATTTCCCCTATTGTTGATGCTTCCGTTGCAAGCGGTATACTCTCTATTCGTGAACTTTGCTCTGTGAAACGGACCTTGGCAGCGGCGAGATTTTTGCTCCAACAGTTGGAGGAGATTGATTTTTCTGAAAG GTACTCTCCTCTGAAGGAAATTCTTCACAGTTGTGATTTTCTTGTGGAATTGGAGCAAAAAATAGAATTCTGTATTGATTGCAGCTTTTCAGTAATCCTTGATAGAGCTAGTGAAGATTTGGAAATTATAAGATCTGAGAGAAAGAGGAACATGGATAATCTAGAATCATTGTTGAAGCAATTATCAACTCAAGTTTTTCAAGGTGGAGGCTTTGACAGGCCTTTAGTGACCAAGCGCCGTTCAAGATTGTGTGTTGCTGTGAGATCTTCGCATAGATCTTTGCTTCCTAATTCCGTAATCCTAGATACAAGCAGTAGTGGATCTACATACTTCATGGAACCTAAAGAGGCAGTTGAGCTGAACAACATGGAAGTTAAACTTTCTAGTTCTGAGAGAGTTGAGGAGCAAACTATTTTGAGTTTGCTTACATCTGAAATAGCAGAATCTAATATGAAAATAAAGCACTTATTAGATAAAATATTGGAAATCGATCTTGCATTTGCAAGGGCTGCTCATGCTCAGTGGATGGGTGCTGCCTGTCCAGCTTTAAGTCCAAGAAATTGTAACATATCCCAATCTGAACATTTATCTATAAATGTAGAAGGGATACAACATCCTTTGCTTCTTGAATCCTCCTTGAGAAACTTGTCGACTGATGTGTCCCCAAGATCATCTGATTTGGATCAAGGAAATGGTGTCAtgaattttgaaacaaaatctCATGCACATTTCCCTGTGCCCATTGATATTAAAATTGGTCATGGAACAAAGGTGGTTGTCATCTCGGGCCCTAATACTGGAGGCAAAACGGCTTCAATGAAAACTCTAGGACTGGCTTCTATGATGTTGAAGGCTGGCATGTATTTGCCTGCCCAAAATAAACCACGGCTTCCATGGTTTGATCTTATTCTGGCAGACATTGGAGACCAACAG TCTCTGGAGCAAAGTCTATCAACCTTTAGTGGGCACATTTCACGGCTTCGTGAGATTCTGGAAGTTGCTTCTAGAGAATCTCTAGTTCTTATTGATgaaattggaagtgggaccGATCCTTCAGAAGGTGTAGCACTTTCAGAAAGCGTACTGCAATATCTCAAGGACAGGGTTAATTTAGCTGTTGTAACTACCCACTATGCAGATTTAACTCGCTTAAAAGAAAAGGACAATCGGTTTGAAACAGCAGCCACAGAGTTTTCCTTGGAGACTCTACAGCCTACCTATCGGATTCTCTGGGGAAGCATGGGTGAATCAAATGCCTTGAATATTGCAAAATCAATGGGCTTTGATGAAAGAATAATTGAGCGAGCAGTATTATGGGTGAACAAATTGAGACCAGACAAGCAGCAGGAGCAGAAGGGTTTACTTTATCGGTCACTAATTGAAGAAAGAGATAGACTAGAATCTCAAGCAATAGAAGCTGCTTCTCTTCATTCAGATATTATGAATATTTATAATGAG ATCAACAATGAAACACAAGATCTTGATGGACGTGAAGCTGCCCTCATAGCAAAGGAAACACATGAAATCCAACAGGAAGTGAGAACTGTGAAAAATGAGATCCAAACTATAGTACAGCGGTTTGAGAGCCAACTCGGAAATGTAAGTGCTGATGAGATTAATACACTTGTAAAAAAGGCGGAAGCTGCTATTGCATCGATAGTTGAAGCTCATCAGTCTAGTAAAGATTCTCTTGTCAGAGAAATAGGCCAGAGCCTTTACACACCACAGGTTGGAGAACAAGTATATGTGAAGGCATTTGGAAATAAGTTGGCCACTGTGGTTGAGGAACCTGGGAACGATGACACTATCCTTGTTCAATATGGAAAAATCAGAGTCCGCGTGGGCAGGAGCAGTATAAGACCCATTCCCCCTGATGCTTCTTCCAGTGCAGCTAACTTGAAAACCCAG GTTCAGCGGATCAGGAGTCTCAGGGACCTTGGAAGTCTTTCTGAAGCAACCAAAAATCAGCAAGATTCTTATGGCCCTGTGCTGCAGACATCTAAAAACACAGTAGATTTGCGTGGCCTGAGAGTGGAGGATGCTTCTCACCAGCTCAACATAGCCATTGATTCAAGAGCGCCTAATtctgttatttttgttattcatGGGATGGGCTCTGGAGTCGTAAAAGAATCTGCACTTAAATTACTAAGAGATCATCCTCGTGTTGTTAAGTTTGAACAGGAAAGTCCTATGAACTATGGCTGTACAGTTGCTTATATTAAATGA
- the LOC125846258 gene encoding allantoinase — protein sequence MESGKRSTLALLPLFLSFLFYFDFSKKLPSSDCSLLPHNHYWISSKRIVTPNGTISGAVEIKEGRIISVVAEENWHVNSWFTTVVNYGESVVMPGFIDVHAHLDDPGRSEWEGFPSGTKAAAAGGVTTLVDMPLNSAPSTVSEETLKLKVQAAEGRVYVDVGFWGGLVPENAENASSLERLLNAGVLGLKSFMVPSGINDFPMTTASHIKEALPTLARYKRPLLVHAEVLLDLDGKVELEDGVEDARSYSTYLKTRPASMEEAAINQLITLSKDTRAGGSAEGAHLHIVHLSDARTSLNLIKEAKQRGDSITVETCPHYLAFAAEDIPDGDTRFKCAPPIRDAANKEKLWDALLDGDIDMLSSDHSPSVPEMKLLDEGDFLKAWGGISSLQFVLPATWTHGRKYGITFEQLASWWSEKPAKLAGLTTKGGIAVGNQADIVVWEPDMEFDLDNDYPVHIKHPSISAYMGSRLTGKVLATFVRGNLVYKEGNHASQACALPILHR from the exons ATGGAATCTGGAAAGAGGAGTACTCTTGCTCTGCTACCACTCTTCCTTTCTTTCCTGTTTTACTTTGATTTCTCAAAAAAG CTTCCCTCAAGCGACTGCAGCCTTCTGCCTCATAATCACTATTGGATATCCAGCAAACGTATTGTGACTCCAAATGGAACAATTTCTGGTGCAG TTGAGATAAAGGAAGGAAGAATTATATCTGTTGTTGCTGAAGAGAATTGGCATGTAAATTCTTGGTTTACCACAGTGGTCAATTATGGGGAGTCTGTTGTCATGCCTGGATTTATTGATGT GCATGCCCATCTTGATGATCCTGGAAGATCAGAATGGGAAGGGTTTCCTTCAGGAACAAAAGCAGCTGCTGCAG GTGGAGTAACCACATTAGTTGACATGCCTCTTAATAGTGCTCCATCAACAGTTTCTGAAGAAACTTTAAAACTTAAG GTCCAGGCTGCAGAAGGGAGGGTCTATGTGGATGTTG GTTTCTGGGGAGGTTTGGTTCCAGAAAATGCAGAAAATGCAAGTTCtctggaaagacttctaaatGCAGGGGTTCTGGGATTGAAG TCTTTTATGGTGCCATCAGGCATCAATGACTTTCCCATGACAACTGCATCCCACATAAAG GAAGCACTCCCAACTCTGGCTCGATACAAAAGACCCCTACTTGTTCATGCCGAAGTGCTACTAGATCTTGATGGAAAAGTGGAGCTGGAGGATGGGGTCGAGGATGCTAGATCATACTCTACATATCTCAAGACCAGGCCTGCTTCAAT GGAAGAGGCTGCTATCAATCAGCTCATAACACTGTCAAAGGACACGAGGGCTGGTGGTTCTGCTGAAGGAGCTCATCTCCATATTGTTCATCTATCTGATGCTAGAACTTCACTAAACCTCATTAAG GAAGCCAAACAAAGGGGTGATAGCATCACCGTTGAAACTTGCCCCCATTATCTCGCTTTTGCAGCTGAAGATATTCCTGATGGAGATACTCGGTTTAAGTGTGCTCCACCCATCCGTGATGCAGCCAATAAAGAAAAACTATGGGATGCGTTACTG GATGGAGATATTGACATGTTAAGTTCTGACCACTCACCTTCTGTGCCAGAAATGAAACTCTTAGATGAGGGTGACTTCTTGAAAGCATGGGGTGGCATATCTTCTTTACAG TTTGTTCTACCTGCGACATGGACACATGGGCGTAAGTATGGAATAACATTTGAGCAGTTGGCTTCTTGGTGGAGTGAGAAGCCTGCCAAACTTGCTGGTCTAACGACTAAG GGGGGAATTGCTGTAGGTAACCAAGCAGATATAGTTGTCTGGGAGCCAGACATGGAGTTCGACCTGGATAATGACTACCCTGTACATATTAAGCACCCT AGTATTTCTGCATACATGGGATCAAGACTCACTGGGAAAGTTTTGGCAACCTTTGTGCGCGGAAATCTGGTATACAAGGAGGGAAATCATGCTTCTCAAGCATGTGCTCTCCCAAttcttcatagatag